The Candidatus Polarisedimenticolia bacterium genomic interval GGCGCCGCACCGGCGAGATCCGCCGGCCCGTTGAGATTCCTCCCCGGGAGAGCGCTGAGAAAGATATCGCGGTCGTCCGCCGCGCCCGCGCCTGGCGGCGCGAGCGGGAGAAGCAACATAACAGCCGCAATCGTCGAGCGGATGGCTCTCACCCCGTCCCCTCGTGACTTTCGTGCCCCAGAATATATGTCATAAACCATTGCAGGTCAACGGAGTTGCCCGATTCTTCCCGGCGCGGTTCGAGACCCGCGGAAAGCCAAAATCGTCATTCCGGGAGGGCCCTGAGGTGTAGAATGACGGCCACATCACGGAGGGACCGCAGGCCAATGAGTCGTGTGCGCCGCGAGCCCATTCTGTGTGCGATTCTGACCCTGTTCGGCCCGTCCCTTCTCCTGGCCCAGACCACGGGCACCCTGCGGGGCCTGACCACCGACGAGAAGGGGACGCCGCTTGCCGGCGTCTCCATCGTGGCCTCGAGCAGCAGCCAGGGGATCTCGGGGCGCGGGGCGGTCACGGACAGCACCGGGTCGTTCCAGGTCGGCTCGCTGCCCGCCGCGCGGGACTACTTCGTCCGCGCCACCTTCCCCGGGTTCGCGACGATGGATTTCTCGGAGGTCGAGATCAAGGGGGGCCAGGCGACGGCGCTCC includes:
- a CDS encoding carboxypeptidase regulatory-like domain-containing protein, producing the protein MSRVRREPILCAILTLFGPSLLLAQTTGTLRGLTTDEKGTPLAGVSIVASSSSQGISGRGAVTDSTGSFQVGSLPAARDYFVRATFPGFATMDFSEVEIKGGQATALRITLQPGTPFRERIEVRARPQIVNLEVTTTQTRLTAEFIDALPILGRNYQDILSLAPGVTDTDGDGNPNIHGARDTDVITLVDGVSTT